The genomic stretch CAGCCCCACCCACCACCGGCCGCAGCCCCCGTCTCCTTGGGCACAGGACTAGGTGTCACGACCGGACTACCAGTCCCACTCCCACTAATAACCCTCTTCATGCCCTCGAACCGACTCCGCAGTTCTTCCAACTCCTGCCTTGCCACCGCCTCGGCCGTCTTGGCATTCACCAGCTCCAGCAACAACGCCTCGCTATCCGCAGGAGCGTTGTTCTCAGTCGCCAGCACGCTCTGTGTGAGCAGCGAGGAGGAGCGTTTAGCATAGGTGGATTGTTGAGAGTGAGAGGGTCGGTCTGATTTCTGGGATGGGGTGCGGCCGAGGCGTAGTTCGCGGAGGCCGCCGCTAACGGAATCCGAGGTAGTGGAGCGGGAGAGGGAAGGAGGGGTATCGGGAGTGTAACTGTCGCCGCCAGACCAAGATGCAGCGGCAGATTGTTTGCGCGACATTTGCCGTAGTTCTTGGATTGTTTTTTCTTGACGTTGCGATTGGTTGTAGCTGTCTTGGAGGCGGTGCCGGGTATCTTTTAGGGCGTCGCGTGCGATTTGGAGTTCGGCGTCGCGGTCGCTGAGGTCGCGGGCGAGAGAGTTTGCGCGGAGTGTTTCGTTTGCGAGTTGTTCTTTTATCCTCGTGATGTTTTCGCGGAGGAGTTGCTTGGTTTCGAACATGCTTGAGGCCCGGTGGTGGAGTTGGGCGGCAGGGAAGCGGGATTCGAGTGTTGAGACGATTTCTGTGGCTTCTTCGGTTAGGGTGGTCGGTTTATCTTCGCGCGATACATCTGTTGCGGCAGTTACGGTGGTTCGGCGTCGTGAGGTGCGGGTTGAGGGGGCGGCGAGGGTGGGCGTCTTCTTGCGGACTTTCTCGACTACTGTGCGCACGATGCGGTGGTCTTCGCTGCGGTCTTCGCGCTGCTTTTGTAATGCCGCCTCCAGTTCGCTATTTTGTCGCTGTAGCTGGCTGACTGACATGAGTAGCTGCTCAATCTGATAGTGCAAGTCGCGATCCTTTGCAGATAGGCCCATGGCAACGGAACCATGTCCAGATTTGACCGACATGGCGTCGCCATTGGAAGCGCGCGAAAGGTCCGTCATGGCAGTGCTAGCAGTCGCGGCCGAACTATCGGATTCCGCAGTCGAGTTGAGTGTTGAAGCCAGGCTCTGTTTCGAGGCTGAGCGCCTCAGGAAGCTGACGGGTCGTGAAGGTGCGGAGAGACCCGGGCTGAGTGAAACCGATTTAGTCGAAGAGTTGCTAGGGCCCCAGAGACGGCCCAGGAACGATGTGGCAGATTTCTGGACCTGCTGCTTTGACGAATCCTTTTCCTGGGCCTCCTTGTACTGTTGCTCCAACCCCTGCAACCTTTCACGCGTCACATCATTTGTGAAACCGACAAAATCACCGACCAATTCATCAGCTGACCCCGCCTTCCGGCCGTAGGGATCCCAAAGTTGACGTCCGAGCAACAGTTGCATTACGTCTTCGAATTCACTCAGCGAAAGCAGCTTTTGCTCGTTGCGCTTCATGAGGGCAAGTGCGACACGCATAATTGTCTCGGACGCGCCCTCGGCAAACAAGACGTCGTAGATGCGGAAAAGCATGGGGAGCGGACATGTAACTGCGAAAAAGGACAGAAACCATTGCGACAGATATGCAGACTCGACCCCGAGTGTATCG from Pyrenophora tritici-repentis strain M4 chromosome 1, whole genome shotgun sequence encodes the following:
- a CDS encoding GTPase-activating protein gives rise to the protein MSTSTVQVETTTKGDDVSMANMDAAQNHLEAEVEEAPTEKRSRTHVDSKPLPTDSMVTVPLSDTGDKTPEDEQNQSQRESATRPAIIVEERRASSRTNSAEIRNAFGRRSSQGSIDSPTPESPTISVHDADAPVSPKADTKRRSNSDGSGKSVEVDWAELEKKEEQEPEGEEEAMALLLARLEQENEAIMSNSKANTKVSRARSQSRPPSFNHLKRLVAHDTSQMRFSQLPSPPPMTELEFWAALVRDYPQTVQRLPTLCLNKIRGGIPPPLRGVVWQSAAGSREKLIEDQYDTLCGESSPYENTINKDLGRSFPGVEMFKDPDGEGQKMLGRVLKCFSLYDHKIGYCQGLGFLVGPLLMQMGDKEAFCVLVRLMEDYDLRSCFLPDLSGLHLRIFQFQKLLHQHMPQLAQHLDTLGVESAYLSQWFLSFFAVTCPLPMLFRIYDVLFAEGASETIMRVALALMKRNEQKLLSLSEFEDVMQLLLGRQLWDPYGRKAGSADELVGDFVGFTNDVTRERLQGLEQQYKEAQEKDSSKQQVQKSATSFLGRLWGPSNSSTKSVSLSPGLSAPSRPVSFLRRSASKQSLASTLNSTAESDSSAATASTAMTDLSRASNGDAMSVKSGHGSVAMGLSAKDRDLHYQIEQLLMSVSQLQRQNSELEAALQKQREDRSEDHRIVRTVVEKVRKKTPTLAAPSTRTSRRRTTVTAATDVSREDKPTTLTEEATEIVSTLESRFPAAQLHHRASSMFETKQLLRENITRIKEQLANETLRANSLARDLSDRDAELQIARDALKDTRHRLQDSYNQSQRQEKTIQELRQMSRKQSAAASWSGGDSYTPDTPPSLSRSTTSDSVSGGLRELRLGRTPSQKSDRPSHSQQSTYAKRSSSLLTQSVLATENNAPADSEALLLELVNAKTAEAVARQELEELRSRFEGMKRVISGSGTGSPVVTPSP